CCCCGATGCCGCGACGCCCTCTCCCGGACATCTTTCGCCGGACCGAGTGAACTCCCCAGCGAACCTGTCGATCTTGTCGGTCCCCTCCGGCATACTTGACTTCATCGAACACAAGTTCGATGAAATGCGGTAGGCTGCGGAAGGGACGCAGGGGGATGGACGCGGTGCTGTTTGGGGTATTTGCCGCCGGGGTACAGGAGTACTTGAGGAGAGTCGCGGGGACGGTTGCTGTGGGGACGGCGACCCGGCCAGCTCGGGACGTGCCAGGGGATGTGGCACGGCTGGCCGCGGCATGGTGCGCGTTGCTACGGCAGCACGCATTGGGTCCAGACGGCAGATGTGTCGTCTGCGGAGGAACGTCGCGTGCCGACGAGGGCGTCGCGCGATGGCTGCCCTGGCGAAGACGCGCTGACCTGTGCACGGTGTGGCAGGTAGCAGTCGCCTACTTCGTCCGTCGCCTACCGGGCAACGATCCATGACGCCCTCGCTCCTGGCGTGGCGGGAATCGACCTCAAGGCGCTGCGGTGAATTGGACCGACTGACCGGCGGCTAGCCCTTGGTCGTCGCGGCACGTCCTAATGCGGATCTTGCCCTTGCCGCTTCCGTCGAGCAGCGACTGGCTCTCTTGTTGCAAGTAGCGGTCCATGGCCGCGAGAATCCTTGCGTGCGAAGGCGTTTCCGCCGCTAGCCCTTAGAGCGATCCATGCGGATCAAGCTCAGTCGAGAGCTATGCGGCGGCGAATGCCACCCGTGTCAGTCGCCCTGCGGGAAACCCGGCTCAGCCGACGTTCACGCCGCGGGCAGCGAGCCACGGACGCGGGTCGATCTTCTTGGTCCCGTCCTGCCACACCTCGAAGTGCAGGTGCGGGCCGGTGCTCTCGCCGCGGTTGCCGATCTCGGCGATCTGCTCGCCGCACTTGACCTTCTGGCCCTCGCGGACGGAGAAGCTGTTCATGTGGCCGTAGACCTGGATGGTGCCGTCGTCGAGCTGGATGCGAACCCAGAGACCGAAACCGCTGGCGGGGCCGGCCTGGATGACGGTGCCGTCGGAGGCGGCGTAGATCGGGGTGCCGATGGAGTTGGCGATGTCGATGCCGAGGTGGCTCGTGCCCCAGCGGGCGCCGAAGCCGGAGGTGAACGTGCCGTGAGCGGGCATGCAGGTCTTCGGGCGGGCGGCCTCTTCGGCGGCCTGGCGCGCGGCTTCGGTTTCCGCCTGCACGCGAGCCTTGGTGACCTTGGCGGCGTCGGCCATCTTCGCGGCTTCGGCGGAGGCATCGACGGCGTGGCCGGTCGGCAGCAGTTCGGGAGCTCCCCCGGAGCCCGCGCTGCCGAGGGTGAACGAGGCGCTCGCGTTCTGCGCGTTGGCGAGCGGGGTGACTGCGGCGTCGGAGTCTCCACCGCTGGTGGCCTTGAGGGTCTGCCCGGCGGCGGCTGCGGCGAACGCGCCGGCCGCGACGGCGGCGACCACGACCCGCCCGCGAAGGGCGGAGGAGGGCGGGGAGATGCGGTGCTGGCCCCGGACGCGGATGACTGCACCGTCCAGTGCGTCTTTCAGCGCCGGGGAAGGAGCTTGGCCGCCGGGGGAGCGGTGTGAAGCCAAGACAGGGCCTTCCATTGTCGGGGAGCCGGGTCGAAGCGAACTCGGGCGGGGGATCCCGTGAACGAACCTCGGGGGTGATTCGCTCAGCGTTCTGCTTCGTGACCTGACTGTAATGGGGACCGGAGGACAGTAACGAAGCGGCGCCTCAATGAGCAAGACGCGACCCGGCTTTCGGCCGAAAGAGTGGCACGCATCGAGCGTCTAGCTGTGGAAACTACCCAAAGTTAATCGGAAACTACTTCGCCGCATGTGGCTTGAGTCACATACGTTCGGATGGCCCAGTGCTCCCAGGTGCCCTCCCGGCGGCCTCGCGGGCGAAATAACCGGCCACCCGAGTGCGTTGAAGCAGTTTCACGCCGAATCTTGTGATGCCCATCACGGTCACTGCTCGCGGCAGTGTGGCCGATCACCTGCTTTCCGGGCGGGTTCCAGTCCTGCCAGCACTCCGTTTGCCGGTCGGTCGTGCCCGCCGTCTCTGCTCGTAGAGGTGCGGTCGGTTGCCCCGCTCTCCCCGACAGGTACCCGCGATGCCCGGCGGCTCATTCCGGCAGATCGTCCTCGCCGTCGCTGCTCACGGCGGTGCGGCCGGTCACTCGTTCTTCCGGCGGGTCCCAGCGGTGCCAGCACTCCGTTTGCCGGTGGAGTCGTGCCTGTCGTCGCTGCTCGCAGAGGGGCGGCCGGTCACCTGCTCTCGCAGCAAGTCCCCCGCGATGCTCGGGGGCTCGTTCCGGCAGTCCGTCCTGGTCGTCGCTGCTCACGGCGGCGCGGTCGGTCACCTGCTCTCGCAGCAAGTCCCCCGCGATGCTCGGGGGCTCGTTCCGGCAGTCCGTCCTGGTCGTCGCTGCTCACGGCGGCGCGGTCGGTCACCTGCTCTCGCAGCAAGTCCCCCGCGATGCCCGGCGGCTCGTTCCGGCAGTCCGTCCTCGTCGTCGCTGCTCACGGCGGCGCGGCCGGTCACCTGCCCTCCCCGGCAGGCCCCGGCCGTCCCTGTCCCCGATCCCCGGCGGACCGTCCCCGCGGTCTGCCGAAGCCTGTCGCAGTTCCCCTCCGCGACCTGGCCGATCGCCTGTCCCGGCAGGCGCTGGCCTTCTTCGTTCCTGGCAGGTCCTCCCCGGCCTGCCAGGAACGAAGATCGCGGCTCCCCTCCGCGAGGTGGCCGTTCACCTGCCCTCCCCGGCAGGTCTCGGCCGTCTCCATCTCGGTCCCGGCACGTCGTCCCCACGACCTGCCGGCACCCGCCGCGGCTCCCTCCGCGGCCTGGCCGGGCGCCTGCTGCGAACAGGCATCCGACCTCGTCCATCGCCCCCGCGATGTGTCCCCGTGCTTCGTCCCGCACCGGAGTGACGCCCCGAACGCCACACCCTTACGCGACTTCCCCGAAGTTTTCCGCGACGCTCCCTCCGGCACCCCGGTCCCTCTGCCGTCGAGACCTCCGGCCCACGCGCCTCTTACGCGGATCGGCGGAATTTTTTCTTCGCACCCCTCAGACGCGTGGGGACCGCCCGAGGTTCATCCGGCGGGGAATTCACCTGGAAGTGCATTCCGGCCTGGTCGAGGCGGCCCTGCTGTCCCCGCGCCGGCACCGGTACTTGCTAGCGTCGCGAGCGATGACTCCGCCGACCCCAGAGCCTTCCGACGGCGATTCCGCCCCGGACGCCCCGGACACCCCGGGCCGTCCCGCCGGACCACGGCGTCCCAGCCTCGCCGAGCGCAAGGCCGCCGCCCGAGCCCGAGCACGCCGCGACGCCAGCCGGGCGAAATCGGATCCAGCCGACAGCCCCGCCGACTCGCCCAGTCACCGCGGGACGGCATCCTCCGGACGTTCGGCATCCTCGTCCGGCGGCGAGCCGAATTCGGCAAGCCCCGACGATTCGTCTCGCCGCAGCGAAGCGACGCCCGGGGCAAGCTCATCCGGCCTTGACGAGTCGAGCCGTCCCGGGACAGCTTCCGCGGAAAGCTCAGCCAATCCGTCCAACCGAGACGAGGCCGCGGCAGAAAGCCCGGCCAGCCGTGGAGAAGCGGCACCCTCAGCCAAGCGGCAGTCTGACGAAGCAGCTCGAACCAGCCGTCAAAAACCCGCCGCCATCCCGGCCGAGCCGAGGTCCGCACCCAGGACCATCCCCAGCCGCCAAGACCCAAGCCGCCAAGACCCAAGCCGTCAAAGCAGGCAAGGCGACCTCCTCCTCGACCTCACCGATCAAACCCCCTCCCCAAGACTCCAAGCCGCCACCGCGCTCCTCGGCGTCGGCTCCCTAGCCCTGGCCGCCGGCGCCATCGCCCCGGTCTCGCCCGACGCCGGGCCTGGCTACCTCTCCTGGCCGCTCCTCGCGATCCTCGCCGTCGTCCCGGCCGGGATCGCGGTCGCGGCGGCTCGCAGCGGGCGGCACGGGCTGGCCGCCGGTCTCATCACCGGGCTCGCCGCTCTCGCGCCGGGGCGGCTGGTCCTCGATCTTCAGTTCCTCGTCAACGGCTCCAAAACCATCCGCCCCGAGCTGTACCTCCCGGACCGGCTGCTCGACCGCAGCGGGGTCGGCATCGGGTTCTGGCTGCTGATCGCCGGGCACCTGCTGACGCTCGTCGCCGGGATCGTCGCCGCACGGGTCGTGCGGGAGCGCAACGAGATCGCGGGCGGCGACGACCAACGCCGCTGGCGGCTGATCATTCCGCTGCTCGCCGTAGTCGCCGCGGTCGGATTGCTGATGACCCCGGTTCTCTCGGACGACCCGTTTCTCCTTGCGCGGTCAGCATTCGAGGGCCCCGGGCTAGCGCTCGCCGGGTACCTTCTCCTCGCCGGTGCGCTGCCGGTCGCCGCGGTGCTGGGGGTTTTCGCCGGATCCGACGGGGTGGCTCGCGGGACGCTCGGCGGGATCGTCGCGGCGACGCTGGCCGTCGCGGTGCCGACGTTCGTCGCCGGGCTGGCCGTGTCGGGGCTGGAAGTCTCGACGGGCGCGTATCTCGCCGTCGTGCCGATGGTGCTGGTCCTCGTCCTCACTCCACTTGCGACACCGCAGCAGACGCAAACCGAACGCACCGACCTGGCTGGCGAGGCCCGCGTCCCGGGGCTCACCATCTGGCGCGCGCTCACTGCGCTCACCGCGTTGCTGACCGGAATCGCGGCGGCGATCGGCGCGTACGCCCCGCAGCTCAACAACAGCACAGACAGCCCGGCCCGCCTGCAACTACTCGTCGCGGCCGTTCTTGTCGTGCTGCCAACACCTTTCCTGCTTGCGAAGCGCACCGCGCCGTTCGCGCGCGGGGTGCTCGCCGTGTTGTGGGCGGGTGTCGCGCTCGCGGGAACCGCAGTGCTCAGCACGGCCATCACCGCCTCCGAGGCGACGGGACTCGGCGGACTCGGCGGCGCGATCAGTTACCACCTCGGCGCGGGAGCCGTTTTCACCGCGATCGCGCTCGGGCTCGCCGGGCTTACCGGATTGGCCGCGGTGATCACCGGAGTCGTGGAACGCGACGACACCGGTACCGAAGGGCCGCGATCCACCGCGGTAATTCCGGCCGGAATCACCGCGGTACTGGCGATCGCGACGTTCGGCACGCCGGTGTTCACCGCGCAGGATTACGCGCCGCCCGGGCTCTGGTCCGATTTCGACACCCCGTCGTGGGGATTGCTCGCCGCGCTGCTCGTCGTTCTCGGCACCCTCGGCTTGAGCGTTCGTTCCCGGCCCGGTGCCGCGGCGGCGGGGCTGACCGGGGCGGCGGTGCTCCTCGCCCTGCACGTCACCGAGATCCCGCTGGTCAGTTCCCTTTTCCAGGCCGCGAAGCCGGGCATCGGATTCTGGCTCGGGCTCGCGGCGGTCGTCGCGGCAGTGGTCACCGCTGGCCTCGCGGCGGCCGGGGCGAAGAAGTGAGTCCGCGCCGCGTCGTCCTCGTGGAACTGGCCGAAGAAACGGCGGCGATTCCGCTGGCGCGAATGCTGCGCGACGCCGGTTTCGAAGTCGTCCACGTAGGACACCTCGACACGGCGGAAAAGATCGTGCGCACCGTCGAACAGGAGGATCCAGACATTCTGGGCCTGCTTGGCGGCCCGGTTCCCGAGGGCCTCGCCGAAGCGCTCTCCGGCACGAACGTCGTCGAACTGGGCGGGGAAAGCGCCGAAAAGGCCGCCGAAATGCTTGTCGGTGGGCGGTCTCACACCCTCGGCACACCCTCTGACCGCGCACGGTGACCGACTTCACCAGGTGCGGCGTCCCCTGCGTCTGCGCTGGTCGCTAACCTCGACTGGTCCGACAGCGCGGTCCGGAAAACGGACCACCACAGTGGCGTGTCGTCAGGAGACTGGAGTAGTGGACCTCTACGAGTACCAGGCGAGGGATCTCTTCGCCGCCCACGGAGTACCGGTTCTGCCGGGCGCCGTGGCAAGCACCCCGGAAGAAGCCAAGGCCGCCGCGGAGCAGATCGGCACCCAGGTCGTCGTCAAGGCGCAGGTGAAGGTCGGCGGCCGGGGCAAGGCGGGCGGCGTCAAGCTGGCCCAGACGCCCGACGAGGCGAAGGAGAAGGCGGAAGCCATCCTCGGCCTCGACATCAAGGGCCACATCACGCACCGCGTGCTGGTGGCGGAAGCCTCGGACATCGCGTCCGAGTACTACTTCTCCTTCCTGCTCGACCGCGCCAACCGCACCTTCCTCGCGATGGCGTCGTCCGAGGGCGGCATGGAGATCGAGCAGCTCGCGGTCGAGCGCCCGGACGCGCTCGCCAAGATCCCGGTCGACGCGATTAAGGGCGTCGACAAGGCGACGGCGCTCGAGATCCTGAAGGCCGGCCACTTCCCGGCCGAGATCATCGACGAGGCCGCCGACGTCGTGGTGAAGCTGTGGGAGACCTTCGTCTCCGAGGACGCCACCCTGGTCGAGGTCAACCCGCTGGTCCGCGACCCGCAGGACAAGATCATCGCCCTCGACGGCAAGGTCACGCTCGACGAGAACGCCGCGTTCCGCCACCCGGCGCACGAGGAGCTCGTCGACAAGCAGGCCGAGAACCCGCTCGAGGCGAAGGCCAAGGCCAAGAACCTCAACTACGTCAAGCTCGACGGCGAGGTCGGCATCATCGGCAACGGCGCGGGCCTGGTCATGTCCACTTTGGACGTCGTGGCGTACGCGGGCGAGAAGCACGGCGGCGTGAAGCCGGCCAACTTCCTCGACATCGGCGGCGGCGCGTCGGCCGAGGTCATGGCGGCCGGGCTGGACGTCATCCTCAACGACACCGACGTGAAGAGCGTGTTCGTGAACGTCTTCGGCGGCATCACCGCCTGCGACGCGGTCGCGAACGGCATCGTCGAGGCCCTGAAGATCCTGGGCGACGAGGCCACCAAGCCGCTGGTCGTCCGCCTGGACGGCAACAACGTCGTCGAGGGTCGCCAGATCCTGGCCGACGCGAACCACCCGCTGGTCACCGTGGTGGACACAATGGACAACGCGGCCGACAAGGCTGCCGAGCTCGCCGCGGCAGGTGCGTGAGATGTCGATCTTCCTCAACGAGAACAGCAAGGTCATCGTCCAGGGGCTCACCGGCTCCGAGGGCATGAAGCACGCGACCAAGATGCTGAAGTCCGGCACCAACATCGTGGGCGGCGTCAACGCCCGCAAGGCAGGCCAGACGGTCACCATCGAGGGCAAGGACCTCACCGTGTTCGGCACGGTCGAGGAGGCCATCAAGGAGACCGGCGCCGACGTGTCGGTCATCTTCGTGCCGCCGAAGTTCGCCAAGGACGCGGTCATCGAGGCGATCGACGCCGAGATCCCGCTGGCCGTCGTCATCACCGAGGGCATCCCGGTGCACGACTCGGCCTACTTCTGGGCGCACGCGGTCGCGACCGGCAACAAGACCCGGATCATCGGGCCGAACTGCCCCGGCGTGATCAGCCCCGGCAAGTCGAACGCGGGCATCATCCCGGCCGACATCACCGGCGCGGGCCCGATCGGCCTCGTGTCGAAGTCGGGCACGCTGACCTACCAGATGATGTACGAGCTGCGCGACATCGGCTTCTCCACCGCGGTCGGCATCGGCGGCGACCCGGTCATCGGCACCACCCACATCGACGCCCTCGAGGCGTTCGAGAAGGACGCCGACACCAAGGTCATCGTGATGATCGGCGAGATCGGCGGCGACGCCGAGGAGCGCGCCGCGGCCTACATCAAGGAGAACGTGACCAAGCCGGTCGTCGGCTACGTCGCGGGCTTCACCGCCCCCGAGGGCAAGACGATGGGCCACGCGGGCGCGATCGTCTCCGGATCGTCCGGCACCGCCGCGGCGAAGAAGGAGGCCCTCGAGGCCGCCGGCGTCAAGGTCGGCAAGACCCCGAGCGAGACCGCTGTTCTCGCCCGTGAGCTGTACAACAGCCTCGGCTGACCAGCAACGATTCCCCTGGCGGAGGCCGGGCACCGACACGGTGCCCGGCCTTCGTCGTTTCCGCCCGCAACCGATCCGGCGGTCAGTGCGTCCAACGTCGCGGACGCCCCGTGCGGATGCGCTAGCGTGCAGTCACTCGTGAGCGGGGGACGCCGCCGGTGCACCCCGGGCATTTCAGGATCCCGAACCGCCGGTCGATGAGACAGGAGAGCTTCCGATGACCTTCCCCAGTGGCGGGCCCGGCTACCCCCAGCAGGGCCAGCCGTCCCAGGGACCGCCCCCGTCGGGCGGGTTCCCGCAGCAGCCCCAGCCGCAGCAGGGCCCG
The nucleotide sequence above comes from Amycolatopsis sp. AA4. Encoded proteins:
- a CDS encoding M23 family metallopeptidase; its protein translation is MVAAVAAGAFAAAAAGQTLKATSGGDSDAAVTPLANAQNASASFTLGSAGSGGAPELLPTGHAVDASAEAAKMADAAKVTKARVQAETEAARQAAEEAARPKTCMPAHGTFTSGFGARWGTSHLGIDIANSIGTPIYAASDGTVIQAGPASGFGLWVRIQLDDGTIQVYGHMNSFSVREGQKVKCGEQIAEIGNRGESTGPHLHFEVWQDGTKKIDPRPWLAARGVNVG
- the sucC gene encoding ADP-forming succinate--CoA ligase subunit beta, whose protein sequence is MDLYEYQARDLFAAHGVPVLPGAVASTPEEAKAAAEQIGTQVVVKAQVKVGGRGKAGGVKLAQTPDEAKEKAEAILGLDIKGHITHRVLVAEASDIASEYYFSFLLDRANRTFLAMASSEGGMEIEQLAVERPDALAKIPVDAIKGVDKATALEILKAGHFPAEIIDEAADVVVKLWETFVSEDATLVEVNPLVRDPQDKIIALDGKVTLDENAAFRHPAHEELVDKQAENPLEAKAKAKNLNYVKLDGEVGIIGNGAGLVMSTLDVVAYAGEKHGGVKPANFLDIGGGASAEVMAAGLDVILNDTDVKSVFVNVFGGITACDAVANGIVEALKILGDEATKPLVVRLDGNNVVEGRQILADANHPLVTVVDTMDNAADKAAELAAAGA
- the sucD gene encoding succinate--CoA ligase subunit alpha, with product MSIFLNENSKVIVQGLTGSEGMKHATKMLKSGTNIVGGVNARKAGQTVTIEGKDLTVFGTVEEAIKETGADVSVIFVPPKFAKDAVIEAIDAEIPLAVVITEGIPVHDSAYFWAHAVATGNKTRIIGPNCPGVISPGKSNAGIIPADITGAGPIGLVSKSGTLTYQMMYELRDIGFSTAVGIGGDPVIGTTHIDALEAFEKDADTKVIVMIGEIGGDAEERAAAYIKENVTKPVVGYVAGFTAPEGKTMGHAGAIVSGSSGTAAAKKEALEAAGVKVGKTPSETAVLARELYNSLG